The genomic interval tgatctctatattgtatttgagactaaattgaaaattttgaaataccTTAGtctaaattggaaaaaaaaaaaatactaaaccAATAGAgactaaaacatatatttaatggttcaaattagtaattattttttcttaaattgtCAGTAGGAGTGTGTAGCGGTCGGTCGGAGTCGATAAAtattcaaacaaactttgactGTCAAGGAGTACAAACCAATCGTTAATAGGTTAGTTTTGGTtggttttattctttaaatctttttaaaaaattgtcgGTTTGGATTTTTCTCCAACTGATGTTGACTGaactcttcctcttcttcgATTGATCGCCTTTGATTTGATTAGTTTTGATCAATCAACTCGATTGTTCAGTCTATAATACTCACCCTTGATCCCAAGGGttctatttataatttatactcAATTTTTGTCATAGTTGAAAACATGCCATCATCATGATCTTTGCAGTATAGtaggaaggaaagaaaaaaaatggccATTTCATATATATTCACATTacacttaaattttcaaaatggtaAATTAACCAACACAtacaattgaagaaaaaaaagtctTGAAGAGGCAAGGAAATGGGTTGGTGTTTGGTGACCCAAAGAAAGAGGCAAGTCATAAATGGAAAAGGCaaagaaaaagagagggaaaGGTTGAAAAAAACCAAGTCAATGCCATTCCATTTAAATGTTAGTTAAAGCTTAAGCTTAAAAGAGTCTCTGAAACTTTAACAGAAATTAATATATAGGTTCACATATAGGGAATAATCTAGGTGTAACATTAGGtttcaaaaatagcaaaatttagaggCCCCCACCCATGTAGATTTTATATACCATCAATATATTTGATTATGTAATAGATATAATCAATTGATTTCGAAGAAAATATCGAAgtcttaattttataaaaaattaggtGAAATTTtcgataaaatatcaatttcgatgtatttgttaaaaaaattataaataaataaatttcaattataaataaacattttatgatttttaaacaaagttaatatgtctattatttatattataaatacatTAATGCTATTTTGTTacttctttttattaattttttatattttaaaaattattttgtgatacaatgaaaatatcaattcaTCCCTCGTGTTAATCTCGAATCTATGAAAACGTGAAAATATCGACATgtattcataaattttatttatgaatatatttACCATATGCATGATATGAATGAGGATGCTAATAGTGTACTTATACTTTTTATTGTGTTCAGTTTCTCTTTTTAAATAGTGttgtgttatatatatattttatgaagtacttgttttccatatctcatatgaAAAATCAGATTTCAAATATTTGGCTATATTGCTAAACTCAAATTTTGTTGTTAGATTTGAAGATATGGAAAATCTTTTAGTTAcccattagaaaaaaaaaatggaaaaggagaaaaaattaagaatttctttattaggaaaaaaaaaagaaaaatttaaaaatatcatttcaaTCCATGTATTTTCATATGTTCAATTCATGTATTTCTATGGgttcaattttagtccctaCATTTTTAAtagatcttaaatttaatccctcaatgttaatttttgttcaaactggttaaataataaatataataattttaatgtaAGGAAGTACAAtgtgtgaatatattttcaaaattgtatattaaaatACTAATATATACTAAaagatttttgaaaaatcatcaatgattaaaaaataagccaaattttgagaactaaaaagtaacttttaaaaaattatttttgtttttggaatttgactaagaatttgaccattatacttaacaaagatacaaatcattgtaagaaacgTGGacgaaatagatttaatttgaaaaaacaaaaacaaaaaaaaatagttaccaaatgagtCTAAATAGTTTGAAGTATCATTTTAGAGTTCAATATCACATGAGGGGCATGAAAATTAGAATTTCTAATCTCTAAATGAAGAATATACGCCTTAATTAGTTGATCTATGCTCAAATTGATAtgtagttttgaaaattaattaagaaatcaAATTGAGACCAAactaaaatattgaaattaagcaaaaaaaaaaaaaaaaaaactttaaacaaataaatgtattttatcttttaaactATTGAATGGCAAGAAAGAGAAAGGGACTTCACATTTCGAGGTTAAGACACAAACAAAATACAACCACGAACATTATAAACAAGACAAAGAAAACAAAGCAACTCACCTAAAAAGATTCCATATCAAAGAAACAGATCTCAAAGAGAACAAAACCAACATGATTTTCCTGATTAGAAACCTCAAGCCACTTTAATTAAGTGAGGAACACATCAGACCGAATAACTAAACTAATCATCTAGGAGACACAAAGTAGCATTATGAACACGGAAGTTACACTCTTTCTAAAAATGATAAGATACAATAGCACACAACATACTTTTCTCCAAACTTTTGGTCACgatatcttttttaaaataacaatctATACAAACTATGTGTCCACTTTGAGAAATTGTATGAAACAACATTATATTAGGCATAGACAACACTTTTATCGTCATATTGGCATCATTAAAATGTCATCAAACAAGTGGATATGTTTGAAAGGTGTGTATTATGGTAAAATCACATACTTTTATGCTTTAGTTGTTCACTATTATTCTCATATACATATATAGCTACAATTGAATGCCTAGGCAATTTCTTAATAATGTCTTAGTGGCATTTTTTGGTAGAAATATTGACATCTTTCTTATTTTGATtgactctttttctttttggtggaGAAGAACTTTAATTTATTACCAACCCATTTCAGCTCCAATATATTGTtctcttaattttcaatatgttTCAAAATAATCCTTTGAATAAAAAAGGtcacattttcttttctttgatagaaatattaaatgagATTGGCAATTATTTCTAATCAgtaagtaaatattatttatattaagtatATGTTAATTTAAGACTTTTAATGTTTTGTAGCAATTTAACATTAGGGCAAAACCAAAAGTTCTAAGGtcaaatttttgttatttttcaaattcaacAAATGAGTGTGTTATTAAAAGATTTAGATGTGCTCAAACTTATTGATGAGATCCTATATGAtagttatttgatttttgattttttaaaattttgtttcttttcttgcaattattattattattattattattattattattaccaaAATTCTCATCTTTCATAAAGAATTGTAtttctaaattctaaaaacaataacaattttttaaaatttattttcaagtttCCAATATTTAGCTTGGATTTTGAAAGTacttgtaaaagaaaaatagatagcaaaataaaaaaattcatacatAGATAGGAAGTAGTATTTATAtgcttaaattttttaaaattaaatttcaaaaatcaaatagtgATCAAATGAagtataattttataaatttagtgCTGATAAGAGTTTTTATAATAGAAGAGTATATATTAACAATGTTTTTATAATAGAAGTGTATATATTAACAATGTTATTCTTCATACCATTTTGTGTGACCTATCTTAACTTGGTTTTAGAAGTGCATTTCTAGGTAATCAAAGTATATGGTTTATCGATTTTTTCggttaaatgataaaaaatattcttgaagTATAGAGTtgatttcaattatattttcgaactttgaaaaatgtttcattttgacatttgaagtttgaagttttatttttcCCTCAAATCACACCTCGAagattttttctataaaatttatgGACTAGCTAAAAGTTTATATATGCTTGCGTGTTGCTTATGttaacaaatataatatatacgATAGTAAATTAGGGGTTAGGGTGagcaaaatataatatatgggAGAACATAAAATTGGAGACATGAGATTAAAAGGAGGGCGAAAGCATGAATGATTCACATGCACCATGTGccatttattttgtttacatATATGGTTTTAGATTTGTTCTCATAAGTAGATATAAAGTTTTGTCTTTATGAATTTAACCGAAAAGACTTACTTTtggttatttttaaaagaatttcatAGTTTAAATTCGAAAGAGTaaaatgaaacttttaaaaaattcggAATAATTGATACCAATTCCATAATTTAgagataatttttataattcaattttgtatttcaaaTAGCAAAGCTCATTTTGAACCCCTATATTTAAACCCTAAAACCTATATATAGAAatgtttttattacttttatctttaaaaaatttagtgTCAGTAAATTTGATCTTTTAAGTGTATGgtctaataaatttcaaaaaattgaaagtttattaCAATTTGACCCACTGACCAATAAGGTGAaaataaactatttataaaatttttgaaaaaagaaaaaatagcaaAGAGTGCACAAAGAAAgtgaacaaaatttataatgagCATACTTACCTATAGTATTTAAATGGATAGATTTGGATTTGTTGAATTCATTCAACTAAGATATTTGGAGTATAATTCAACTTATTAAGATATACACATtcgattaagaaattaaaaactTTAAATTCTACACCATTTATAGTACTATTGAATAACtcgaaagagaagaaaaattaatacataataatataaaaccTAAAACAATTACAAGTCAGTTGAAGGGATTTCATCCATTTAGTTGGGAGTTAACCCAACCTAGAACATATTAAACACATAATTAGGCCTACTAAGTTATCATAGCCTATTCATTTCACACCTATCTTATTTAGAAAACCCCAAATAACATTttacttaatatttaaaaataaaaaagtgaaCATATAAAATACTTCATTCAATTTTCCCATGATGCGGGCAAGCATTAGTGATTACAAATGTGCATTTCAATTGaagtataaaaaattaaaagaaaaaagaagttagGTGGAAAAATCCTAGAGCTCACAAGTGGAAGACCCAACttgggaaaggaaaaaaaaatattcaactctcaatttgaatttttgCTCATTGCTCATAATATAAAAACCCCATCAGCTCAAACATTTCCAACATCAGGAATTCAGTTTCACAAAACTTAATTTAAAGCTTTATAGTATCCAACCATGGCTTTCATATATTCAAAAGTAATCATTCTCTTCATTTGGGCATGTTTCTCAACTCTAAGCTCTGCTAATGTGGGTCGGTTTCGGGGATATAATTCCACTTTGAACCGGTCTCCACCACCGCCATTACGGCGGTTCCCACCGTCACCACCACCATCAAGACGTCCTCCAACCCCGCCATCACGACGGTTTCCACCACCACCATCACATCATCCTCGAACACCTCCGTCACGACAATTTCCCCCACCACCACCATCACGACGTCCTCGAACACCACCATCACAATGGTTGCCACCACCACCACGACACCCTCGAACACCACCATCACCACGACATCCTCGAACACCACCACTAGTTCTATCATCACCACCACCGCCATCAAGAAGGtgtagaacaccaccacaacaATCGCCACCACCTTCACCACCGTCGCAACAACCCCAAACACCACCATCACCAATGATGTCACCACCACCACAATCACGACGACCGCGAACACCACCATCCCAAAAAATACCACCACCACCTCCATCAGTACCATCACCATCGCCATTACCATCATTACCACCATCACCATCACCACTACCGATCCCACAAAGTCCAAGAAAGATAATAGTGGGTGGTTCCAAGCAATGGCAGCTTGGCTTCGATTATAATGATTGGGCACTCAAAAATGGTCCCTTTTATGTAAATGATATTCTAGGTAAGCTTTTTTAAGCTCATTTCCATGGTTAATATGATAACATTTCATTCCCAAACTTACTTCGAAAGTTGGTTTTTTTTGGCAGTGTTCAAATACGATCCTCCAAACACTTCAACTCCTCCTCATAGTGTTTATCAGCTACCAAACATGAGAAGCTTTGCCAATTGTGATTTGGGAAAGGGCAAAATGGTAGCAAATATAACACAAGGAAGTCGAGATGGGTTTGAGTTTGTGCTCAAAGACCAAAATCCTTACTACTTTGCTTGCGGAGAAGGCAATGGCTTCCATTGCAAACTTGGATCCATGAAGTTCACCCTCACACCAATAGTTAAGGGTTGATTATATCGTGGGTTTTTTCGTCAGAACAATATTAGGTGCATTCCAAGATATATTTATCTTCGTGTAATTTCACTCTAAAATAATtcaaaagtattaaaaaaagaagtaaaaaagtTTTTTACGTGACAATCTATGAATGGAAAATTGAGTGAGATGTACAAAAATGAGTATAGCTTAGGATGtacttaaatatttttctttttaaaatgtatttctTCTCAAACCTTCACAACAATGTAGTTTCTATGAACTAGAATTAATTAATACGGTTAAATAAGATATTCCAATGGGAGAAAGATGATGACCGAGCTAGTTGTACTTTTGTTTTATGTGGTTCATTTCTTGAGTTCAGCTTCTATAGTATGGAAAACAAACGTATGTTTTTTTAATCGAGAGTAAATGTCTTAATTAGTGGAACAAAGTTCAAATTGGCCACTCTTGTTACTTCTAATGAATTGAATTTGTGTTTCAATATTTGCCcatctttttttttagtatatacacaatatatattataaatatcaacATGAATAATCATGTCATAtgtcattgaaaaaaaaaaagctattcTATGTATGAAGAGTAAGTCATATGTTAATTAGTGAGAACTCTGATccagttatattaaataatggGATACTTGCATGAATATTAAAATAGGATATGATATTTGTAAGTATACCTTTACTTTTTCTTCTCTGCAGATATAGCAAAAACCGACCTAGCCCAAgcattaaaatagaaaaagtaaaTACCCTCTATCGTTGATATACTTAATATCAAGTACATTCATGAAGTGATATACTTAATGTTGAATATACATTaaatatatgtagatgatacaCTATTTATATAATTCACATAATACATTAGTTTAATCAAGCATTTATTGATTGGTGTTTGATATACCCATGGTCTTATGTTTGATAAACTATTGATACACATGAAATATCATGTTCACACATATTTTACTTTAAATGAAGTTaccaaatgaatattgattgtTGTTAAATATACTACTGATACACTTTAAATGTTGGTTGATGTTAgatatattgttgatacacTTATATCttacttcaaatatttattgattGATGTTTGGTACACAGTCATGtcttatatctaatataatgtTGATACACTTGGAATACCATacttataaaatgaaacaagTTACTAATCGAATGTTGATTGGTGTtagatatactattgatatatttgaaatgttgatgttgattgaTGTTAGATATACTCATGTCTTAgatttgatatattttgatACACTTAGAATATCATGTTTATAAAATGAAGTACTCATGCTTTACtttaaaataagttattgatTACATGTTGAATGTTGTTAGATATATTACTGATACACTTGGAATGTTGATTACGATTAGATATACTACCGATACACTTTTATGTTACTTCACGTACTCATTGATTGGTATCTGATACTCTCATGTTCTATATCTGATCTAATATATTTCTAATATACTTGGAATGTtatgcttataaaatgaaatactaATGCTTTCCTTCAAAATACGCTATTAATTGCATGTTGATTACTGTTAGATATATTATCGATACACTTAGAATGTTGATTACGGTTAAGTATACTGATGATATACTCATGTGGTACTTTAAGTATTTATTGATTAATGTTTGAAATATTCATGTCTTAGATCTGATATACTTCTGAGAAAAATTATACCGAAAATCAACCATTAAAATGAAGTACACAAGCTCCAACTCCAACAACGATCCTTTTTTCGAGTTATTTGATATACCTTATGCTTTAATTTTGATGTACTTGTTTGACATTTGAttgctatttaatttaatgttgaTGCGCTTGAAATGTTGATCGAtggatataatataatttttttaatagctAATCTAACATAATTGATAGCTTTCCCAAACCTATGAACATGACCCTCTGTCAAATTAGTTAACTTCACATGTTCATTTGAAACTGAATTTGAAAGCAGCTTTGAAATAGGACCCAAATTCAAGTCAAGTTTCATTCCatcaaatatttcatcacctattacaaaatttattaggaaaaaaaaaacaaaaagagaatcaaaatttttgaatgaaaaaacCCAAACACAATATTAACACCCTTCAAACCAatgtctttaaaaaataaaacctgATTGTAGAGGTGATAAGCAGCAGCAAGGCCACCTGATCGAAGCCGACGACAAtaacctttttcttcttttgatccTCTCCTCCATCAACACCAATTTAGAAGAATAGAGAGAACAACAAGAAGGATTACAAAATATTGAAGAATTGAAAAGTCTTCTAAAAACAATTGATATCCTAAACTCTGTTAGAACAAATGTCATGGTAGGTTATTGTGCCGTGGAGAAATCACTGTCCAAAAAGAAATTACGATGCGACCTCAGTGCTAATCATTATGCCGGTTTCTCTCCAAGGTTAACACAACCTCCAAAATTTAGATGTGCACTCGCCGGAAAATGGACTAGAATCTACGAGAAGGTTgctcaaaaatagaaaacagtAGAAGAAAATAGCATAAGGAAATTTAGTTGTGTGTGTCTCCTCTCTCAAGTCTGAACTGTGTTAAGTAGCATAAGAGAAGAGGAAATGAAGGGTCAGAATACACGAACGGTCTAAAATGAAAGGACAGAAACCATTTTGAAACGAACGGTCTGTTAACGGTAAAAAATGGGAACGATCaacaaaatattgataaaaaatatttattaataatgttattaaaaaataattaaaaagataagtaataaaaatttagttgaTTTTTACGGAAGCGCGGTTACCCGAACCCACCCGCCTATTTGGCAATGGCGACATGCATGTGGTGAAAGAATTATACTTCCACCACCaacacactttggattctcatctagactgccttggtattctctagACAATCCTAAATCTATCTATGTGGGACAAAACTTCCTACTCCCCTCAACTTTTCCTATGGGCCTAAAcccaaaagtcatttccaacaaTCCCCCATAAATGACTATTACAGAAAAGTTAACAAACAAACCATATAAAagcctattttgaaaaaaaaaaaaaaaaactattttaagcaAATAAAGGAGATCaaacttaaacatcaatatctAACGATTTAAAATGATGAATAGTAAAGTAGGGCAATAACTTTGTTAGAGAGAGTGGGTTACctcttgaattttcaataacaCTGGTTGAGACTCCCACAACACGTTTACTTCTAGTCCTTTTCTTGATTTTGTGATATAAATTGTGCTTATTATTGCTATACACATAAACCTCGGGTCACCGTGAAGGCTACAGAAAGATACCTTTAAACTCTTTCATAGAAGGCGGCTACACCTTCAATATCACGTTAGATGCTTCACCAAGTTTGTTAGAGACAAACCACTCAAACTGAGTTATGTAGACTTCGTCACCAAGTCCGTGTTAGAACCATCTTCATGAAGTCTATCAAAGACAAACACTTAAATACTGAGCTATGAAGATTTCATATCCATCAAAGTCCACATCAGGACCACCCAAAGAAAGGACTATGGATCATTAAAAGGTTTTAGTATTATCTGTCAAGTTCATCCTAGGACCATCCACTTAACGGACTATGGACCATCAAGTCTATTGCAACAGACCACCCAAATAAATGGCTATGGACCCTCGAGTCTATCACAATAGACTATCGAAACAAAAGGCTATGGAACTCTATAAAGGTTTAATCCCCATGTTTACTGatgattctaaaattattttctttgttaGGCCTTTGGTCAAAGGATCAGCCAAATTTTTCTCAAACCTCACAAATTCTAAGGAAATAAATCCTCCCTTTAGCAATTGTTTCATATCTCGATGTCTAAGATGTATATATCTCCTTTTGCCATTATATACACTATTCTTGGCATACCTATGGCAGCCTATGAATCATAATGCACAGAGACCGGTACAAAGAAGTAATATAATATGCAATGAAGgacttcagaatcaataagaacttaaactatatttaatttgagttttaaacatgttgttcatatgaCATTCATAAaagggtttgaaacacatattacctttgaagatctcttCCACGAATTCAGCAGAATTTCACCAAGATTGAGCTTTAATCTTCAAGAagaccaccaccaagatcttctctactatgttcaagaaggaatatgtggtggaaacactcaaatcAAGCTGAATTGAGGATGAACTAATGAGGGTTGAGTagtgttttcaattttttcacttCAGTAAGTAAactcagatgaatccctaatcTTTCTGCATGAagcttctatatatagatagaAATCATGCAAACCAATAGGGTTGCATGGATGGCACCACCTACTTAGTGATTATTACATAATTCAATTGAATTTTGgtgaaaatcaattaaaatgaagttagtggatttttcccaaaatttggaaaaatccactaacatgATTCCAAAcaaatcatttcattttatttttaaattagttttatataattaattaaaaaataattaatttaactaaaactatttttaatttttaatttttaattaaactttttaattaaaagaatattaatttaatatcttaatattaaattaataaacaccAATTTCACCaatataaatcaatttcatatttaaatcataatttaaatattaatttatttttaatttaatttaatttcaattaaattaaacttttttaattgtatcatatataatcaattaaaaaccctaaaattgaatttgaacatttcaaattcataaccctaatttcatacatctatactcaatttgttattccaatttaagagctagtagagggagctaatggacctacagatcatgagctccaatgatttgtaattaattcgttaaactctttaaccgaattaattactattcgttaactatcaagacacaccactatagctcaatagttgcactcttctcactgtagatgtattcCTGTCCATGTAAACCACAATtaataagtcaatccttcacatgttgttcgtaattatagctgggtcaaaattaccattttacccctgtaaatacatcttgtttcttaagttcccactgactctctaatgaacaattgatccatgatattatttatgaatcatgtccctctctattATGAGAAGACGGggtctgttgggattggtgtcttaattctcccggagttcgtagtttgtaatttatacacattgttataaataaaataagagttatttcattctggcatttactcatatccaataaacaaagctccatagttatagtatgtaaacttaagcatgtatatgagatgtataagtgaatcatgccttaaatgataacctaaataggtctgtagtataaggattaaggtgggatacccgatccttgtgacactatggatgcgacccactttgtagaggtttgcaggtgttgtgaactactacagatgacaaatcctaaccattcatgtagagacatgtgagcgggggtgtcctatacaaagattttgtataagaccagaccacgagatgactaaacttcatatataatgtcgttgatactagagacttacatctcacctaaacgaccataggtgacatgacctcaatcctaagtgttttcagaACTTCTAtctttgagggtggttctttgattagtatgggtaagagtggtcagattgtcaactcaacatgcctacccttttggggacttgtctgatttgggagctgggaactcaattacacaagatggaattcactccttcctcgaagtagaggttagtagatagattgctctcttaagggttgatttcgaggcttgaacatagtggccacaacttctctttggaagagagaactcaatcatagtaggactatgacttatgttcattagagggattagtagtacataaggagttagatgtaactacagaagcaTAACAGtttcgagctgtacttacgagcgatctgtgaagggttatgacactattgattggttaagatggacacataatatatttgtagtaaggagtttagctgtcgatctttagtggagtgtctggcagttaacggatggtggatcccgtgactaaagagtttagtcagttattcacgtaccattggagcttcgagctacaggtctataaggtccccttagtagctcaataaattcaagt from Benincasa hispida cultivar B227 chromosome 10, ASM972705v1, whole genome shotgun sequence carries:
- the LOC120088684 gene encoding extensin-3-like, yielding MAFIYSKVIILFIWACFSTLSSANVGRFRGYNSTLNRSPPPPLRRFPPSPPPSRRPPTPPSRRFPPPPSHHPRTPPSRQFPPPPPSRRPRTPPSQWLPPPPRHPRTPPSPRHPRTPPLVLSSPPPPSRRCRTPPQQSPPPSPPSQQPQTPPSPMMSPPPQSRRPRTPPSQKIPPPPPSVPSPSPLPSLPPSPSPLPIPQSPRKIIVGGSKQWQLGFDYNDWALKNGPFYVNDILVFKYDPPNTSTPPHSVYQLPNMRSFANCDLGKGKMVANITQGSRDGFEFVLKDQNPYYFACGEGNGFHCKLGSMKFTLTPIVKG